A single window of Rana temporaria chromosome 1, aRanTem1.1, whole genome shotgun sequence DNA harbors:
- the LCORL gene encoding ligand-dependent nuclear receptor corepressor-like protein: MAAQCRSPRCTSERKGFRRELDSWRHRLIHCVGFESILEGLYGPGLRRDLSLFDDCEPEELVDWCVDEKCSLCSLHKETVDCTPSAGSAQSTPTGEVITQGQFNTEKIECQAENYLNALFQKKDLPRNCDPNIPLVAQELMKKMIRQFAIEYVSKSRKMYPDNGKMVDSPFGCNGIQLNQTEKLQEDQDSPLDLTVTRIQGDSFQDEDGVLDLSVKSNGTRLEESSRIKNLKLERLQREREDYLDRSPEFADGLLSKALKDIQLGTLDINKAAILYGIPQKTLLLHLKALSAGKPANFKNTQNCNDGYLYKDSTETCAVFQKVALWAKAQAEHTEKSKLSLLETAELKLPTASSYLHQLTLQRMVAQFKEKKEVLHCESSVPTVQLKIPQVRVSSVPKPQPDPSGLLDVMYQVTKTSGVMENSSLQKLKNILPKQNKVECSGNLTRSNVDSYVHGDLSPLCLNNKNGVGDTSSDNPDDDRKDKQPRKKRGRYRQYNHEIMEEAIAMVMGGKMSVSKAQGIYGVPHSTLEYKVKERSGTLKNPPKKKLRLEDPNLYNVVNSGTGNSRNSSTSM; this comes from the exons gattCGAGAGCATTCTAGAAGGGCTGTATGGACCAGGATTACGTAGAGACCTCAGTTTATTTGATG ACTGTGAACCAGAAGAACTGGTTGATTGGTGTGTGGATGAGAAATGCTCATTATGTAGCCTTCACAAGGAGACAGTT GACTGCACACCATCAGCTGGTTCAGCACAGTCCACACCTACAGGGGAAGTGATAACTCAGGGCCAGTTCAACACAGAGAAAATTGAATGCCAAGCTGAAAATTACCTAAATGCACTCTTTCAGAAGAAAG ATCTTCCTCGGAACTGTGATCCCAACATTCCACTTGTAGCTCAGGAATTAATGAAGAAAATGATACGTCAGTTTGCAATTGAATATGTTTCAAAAAGCCGAAAAATGTATCCAGACAATGGAAAAATGGTTGATTCTCCATTTGGCTGTAATGGTATCCAGCTAAACCAAACCGAAAAACTTCAGGAAGATCAGGACAGTCCTTTAGACCTCACAGTGACACGAATTCAGGGGGATTCTTTTCAGGATG AAGATGGGGTTTTGGATCTCTCTGTAAAAAGTAATGGCACTAGACTTGAAGAAAGCTCCAGAATCAAAAATCTTAAACTTGA GAgacttcagagagagagagaggactatTTGGACCGAAGTCCTGAGTTTGCAGACGGTTTGCTTTCAAAAGCATTGAAGGATATTCAACTGGGAACACTGGATATCAACAAAGCAGCCATACTTTATGGCATACCTCAAAAAACTTTATTACTTCACTTAAAAGCCTTATCAGCAGGCAAGCCTGCAAATTTTAAAAACACTCAAAATTGTAACGATGGGTATTTGTACAAAGACAGCACCGAGACGTGTGCTGTTTTTCAAAAAGTCGCCCTGTGGGCAAAGGCTCAGGCCGAGCATACAGAAAAAAGTAAACTTAGTCTACTTGAAACTGCGGAACTGAAACTCCCAACCGCTTCCAGTTACCTCCATCAGTTAACTCTACAGAGAATGGTTGCtcaattcaaagaaaaaaaggaagttttgcATTGTGAATCTTCAGTTCCCACTGTACAGTTAAAAATTCCTCAGGTACGAGTGAGCTCTGTGCCCAAACCACAGCCTGACCCCTCTGGTCTTCTGGATGTGATGTATCAGGTTACTAAAACCTCGGGAGTTATGGAAAATTCATCTCTACAAAAACTTAAAAACATTCTTCCCAAGCAAAACAAAGTTGAATGTTCGGGAAATCTAACACGTTCCAACGTCGATTCCTATGTTCATGGAGACCTTTCTCCTTTGTGTCTTAATAACAAGAATGGAGTTGGCGACACATCTTCTGACAACCCAGATGATGACCGGAAAGACAAACAGCCAAGGAAAAAACGGGGTAGATACAGACAATATAATCATGAAATTATGGAAGAAGCTATAGCCATGGTAATGGGTGGGAAAATGAGTGTTTCTAAAGCACAAGGAATTTATGGTGTACCTCACAGCACTTTAGAATACAAAGTCAAAGAACGGTCTGGAACACTGAAGAACCCTCCGAAAAAAAAGCTTCGACTGGAAGACCCTAATTTGTACAATGTTGTTAATTCAGGGACTGGTAACTCCAGAAACAGTAGCACGTCTATGTAG